Within Topomyia yanbarensis strain Yona2022 chromosome 2, ASM3024719v1, whole genome shotgun sequence, the genomic segment ttcgggataataaattcattataatttcggaccatgccaatctcctgtcatcaatcccgtagaaaatttgagtaattttttttacaagaaGTTATTtgatcgaaatttcacaaataaggatcgtttgtgggaagcagcttaaaaggaatgctactctataccaacggaaacttattagcgtttgaatgactcaatgccaACACAAAgggataaaatttggttgaattaaggagtttacacaggttactagttgttaaaaatgttgaagtcttaaaatcattggatatgaaattttttaatgcaatggattacaatacacctatttcattgaccaggtacttttttgaatttcatggagaagaaagagttacgataaagcattacatttaatttacaaataaaagtgttctttttcatatttacgactgcgcctaactataaaatatttgaatataaaaatatttttagagaaaactcaaaatttcatgtatttttatctcacacctattttattgaccagcagtgtaTGAATATGTGCAGAGGTATCCCTTATCTTCTcccttttccactgaccaactgtTCATGTATCGGGAAAAAccaatgtattcacaaagatcacctcgaaaatactagtattTGGAAGGATCTAGAAAATTGAGATGCCAAACTGTCCCAAAAACTAGCTATTTTCTATATTTGGTTCATATTACAGCAAAAGccgcaaaaaatagttttggccaggattcgaccccagttactcctctgtgcgacggTATCAACTGTTTTCATATGTAAAATGAAGCTACgcgttctacaaagttgtaaaaTAATCGAATTGAACCAACTTTGCTCCATAAACTTATCTCTAATGGTCAATgtgttatgagtttttgaatatATAGGGTAGGGTGGCTCTTCCAAAATCGGTTTTCTTATATTTTCATTTTGTGTGTTAATTTCTCGTAAATTCTTTGCTTTGGAGATTTTTAGAACTTTAATTATCGCATATTTTTTCAGAAACAACTAAGTTTTTGTCTCTTTTGTTTGAACCGTTCCAACGGTTTTGGTGCatacagttttgtcttcctaaatactgCTCTAGGACAGTAGTGCGTTGTAATGCGTCTACTATCTCCAAGTCAACAGCCAGTTCCACCAACGACaaagtaaataacaaaaaacCACATTGCTGCCATCTGGGAGAATGAGTAAACCCAAATGCAAGTACCGCATCTACTACAGTGGTGGCGAGAAGGCAAAGCATGGCTTGGATTTTTAGGGCATGGTAAATAGTAGGTTTGGGTTTTTAGGGCATGGTAAGTAGTAGTGACGGGTCATTGATTGATGAGTAACCATAGCTGCGTCACAGGACAAAGGGCCTTTTTCAAAAATACCTACGAACCAACAAACGACTAATCTCGTTTTGTGCAATCGATGCCAGAGCAGTGGGCGTACTAACAGACTTACGATCAGGAAGTCTAAAACACATTTCATCATGATTCGAAATACTCAGATTCAAACAGGTGAAATATCTTCTATTTCTGTTCAAAAGAGATAATTTCAAACCCTGGTGCATGAATATGCTCAAACtcagattttaataaaaattgataACTGATTTTAATCAAAGCAATATACCTTCATTGATGACGTGTAGGGTATGATTTCGCAGCTTTCCTCGGTATCGACGATAAGTCGcttttcgttcgttttgttcAGTCTATCCTGGTCAGTTTGAACCTGGCATTCGCCCAGCAAACGATAGGCTAAATCGTCAAAACTGAGACACCTTTCCGTTAAATTGATGAGAGTATTGTTTATCTGATTGATTTCCGACAGCAGATAGATTTGGTTTTGGTACTGCAACCAAATGTGTGTCAATTCGGAGAATTTTGGCtgcaaaattataataaaacgCTTCCAGTATTGAGCAATAGAATCATTCATATTTCAGGCTTACAAACACTCGATCAGTCGGGATTGCGGTACGATATTGCACGGCTTCATGTAGCTTGATCAATTTTTGTTTATACTCCTGATTGCAGGTGTCGATGTTGAATTTGATTAAAGCCAACTCGTCAATCATCTTTCGAGTATAGACCTCATGCTGACGATACATTATTAGGAGATCTTTTAACATATCCAAATCATCAGCGGATATGTTCTCCGGTAATAGGGTAACGATAGCTCGATTTCGAAGATCATATGCGATTGAAGAGTTGAGTGCACTGGTTAGTAGATTAACCTTGTCCATAATTTCGCACAGTGTGATTTGTAGAATTGATTTTGTGGATTCGTGAGACTGCTCCAAAATTCGTGGAACTGTAAAATTCACATCCCTATTTATACTAGAATGTCTCTAAACAACACATACTTACGATCCGACATTCCATTGGCAGAATTTCCAGCATGTTTGTTAAAGATTCGTATACCACATACAATCTCCCTGATATCCTTAAGCGCCAGGAGCCTATCTTTCTTGTCCAGCGTGACAAATTTGGCTTTATCACTTCTAGACATAACCGAATTCAACGCTTTTGTGGTTTCGGAAAACACCTCTCTGTTTTCTGGATTTCCCAAGCCCATGTTTAAAATAATATCCACAATTactttgttgaaaatatcaTCCTGCTCATCCTTTGTTATGACATCGTTTTCAGTAATTTCCTTTAGCAAATGAGCAGTTTTCTTATGCAAATTTTTGGTATGTTTTTCGACTACCTCATCTCTGttgaagaaattttgcagaaaatAATGCTGCATCTTAAGTGTGATTAACCCAGGTGAACGATCGTCTGAAAAAATTAAACATACATGTATTAATTTAAACTCATCTATTGTGACTAATCCGCCATACCAGAAATTATTTCAACACATGCCTCCACAAAGTCATCGTGATTCTGTCGATCGGCACTCAGCGTTTCCATGTAAATCTCAAACTTTGGATCCAAACTGACCAGATTCATGACGAACGTAATCAGATGTTTGTCGTAGCGAATGTTTTTCCTTTCGCATTGTTTCACGATCTCATAAAGAAGCGGTTTCAGATTGGTGTTCGATTCCAGCAAATAGCTTTTCAGGTGATTAGATATCATGTTTAATTGCACTTTTTTTGTACCGCGGAACGACTCCACCACCCGGCAAAAGGCACTAGAATGATCGGCGGTGAACTTGGCTTCCGCTATTTTCCAGCTGGTTGTTTTTGCGGTTGCTATGTTCCACCTATTATCCAAGCAACTGAAAACATGTATGTTATTTACACACTCATGAAGAAAGTCAGGATTTCTCGTGCATTTGCATAGGAGGAATATATGTTTCAATCATTTAATATGTCTGGACGCTTGAACGGGGCGGCGGCCACGCGGTACGAAACGAATGAATTCAATAatatcaataataataattttttgttgaataatctgttggaattattcatttaatttcaaaaaaaattaatggccGATAAGTACGATACAAATGATAATAATGATGGTGGCATAAGCTTTTTGGTCAGCACGCAGTATTACATTATGGTTCCAGTATTTGGGAAGACAAAATTTGTATCCAGTTTTTGAAAAcgatttcttacaaaagaactGTATAGAATTTGCTTaaactttaaaaactttttccTTGGCCCGGAGGGGACAAATTGAGAcagtgtctgtatgtatgtgtgagcGTATGTATGTGCAtgaatgtcatgtaattatctcagcaatgactgaaccgatcttaacaaaACTAGTTTCAGATGAAATGCCTAACGTGACACTATTACATGTTGTTTACATTCTGAAATgggtaattttgtcaaaacagccCATGTTTTAAGCACATAACTTTCGAACACAGCGATGTGTGCACATAGTTAGGAAGCttataaaaatacctttctataaCTATAGATAGCCAAAATCTGTGCAAGAACGGTggaaatattaaacattttatatttctATTCCTGCTTTACCAATTTCCATTGAGACTACATACAGAGTATTGATTTATTGGTGGTTTAGGGGCatcatgttcacactacagaattaaaacacgttataataattagtaacaagaaaaatgtcatcaagatagcgttaaaacacgttttaactcgtagtgtgaacgtagtattagggGCAaagctaaaccgattttgaatatcggggtatgaaaaaacatctacgtgattcaggGAATTCGATTCCGAacacattttgtgaatttactcgAAAATTACTATGAAAGTGCAcctcaaagttaattttttacaGAGTTTATGTATTTACCATTTGGATTAAGCGTTGCGTTTAGCCGTGAAGTAAAAAATCAAGTTCAGGAATGTACATGTCTCAAAAACAGTTTATATGTTCAGGGGCACTTTCAGTGGTCTCTTGCTTTTCCAATATATTAAATACTTATTctgatagtttgaaccatttctttttcttgGTATTGGTTTGCGTAGGATTTTATAATTCATATCTcccagaacgagaattccgaacgaaacaatttgtAGGCTATAAGGAaagtggaaagagactgcattgtaatcgactaaATGCACGGCTTTTAGGCTGTTGTCAATAAAATAATCAACAACCTCACACTTCCTTCAATGCAAATTACTATTTTGAAATACCTACCTGCCACATTCACGAAGCGTGAATGTCTCCGTTccactttttgtcttttttcagAAATCTGTGACTAAAAAGACATCATAGAATTCTAAAAAcgccgcaaaaaaaaaaaaaaaaacgaaaaagaatGAAACATTAGAATGAACAATGTATTTGTATCCTTATAAGccatttttataataaaaacatttttcacgAATATTACAGAACTTTCTGAAACGATGGTTTTCGAATTGGtagaattcgttttattcatttacgtcatttaaatctttttttgccttgctcatatagaaaggttatgcaatcgctctaaa encodes:
- the LOC131682006 gene encoding cilia- and flagella-associated protein 206 is translated as MISNHLKSYLLESNTNLKPLLYEIVKQCERKNIRYDKHLITFVMNLVSLDPKFEIYMETLSADRQNHDDFVEACVEIISDDRSPGLITLKMQHYFLQNFFNRDEVVEKHTKNLHKKTAHLLKEITENDVITKDEQDDIFNKVIVDIILNMGLGNPENREVFSETTKALNSVMSRSDKAKFVTLDKKDRLLALKDIREIVCGIRIFNKHAGNSANGMSDLPRILEQSHESTKSILQITLCEIMDKVNLLTSALNSSIAYDLRNRAIVTLLPENISADDLDMLKDLLIMYRQHEVYTRKMIDELALIKFNIDTCNQEYKQKLIKLHEAVQYRTAIPTDRVFPKFSELTHIWLQYQNQIYLLSEINQINNTLINLTERCLSFDDLAYRLLGECQVQTDQDRLNKTNEKRLIVDTEESCEIIPYTSSMKIEFLKFCVWHLATANGLLMPGNVNMGVCQYQKELYAFNIPEPAVFFNEDPDMYLFKIVKLARKKVQLVAFLDIFYKVQNAYNSKSMDVFRIKGPVTCEQEVQTELHPVPSNINHQYRWNIWDLRREAIGLTNLRMKQTSSSQTTKTKQTQVYLPKNQTTQTRVSRTTETDQRRMRTKKVETTPSPLQIYSLTIEELSTAPRRIFQIK